Within Salvia splendens isolate huo1 chromosome 21, SspV2, whole genome shotgun sequence, the genomic segment ATCAAATTCTCTCCAAATCGATTCTCTAAATTGAACTCGTGAAACTGATTATGACCTAGATCCATCGATTTTTCGTTTTCCCCCAATACGTCCTCGTCTTCTTCAGAAATTGAAATTGGCGCATCGCGGTGGTGGATGTTGCGAGAGGAAGGCGGCGGATGGGTGTGGTCGCAGGAGTAGGTGACGATTACCATGTTTGGATCGGCGCTGCTTCTTCTCTCCACCTGTTTTCTCGCAGGGCAGCCTTTTAAGCTGCTGCATCTATAATAACCcctgaaaaattaattgaattggtttaattaatttcaattaaacaagttgattaattaatttaaggtAGTAGTATAAGTAATGAGCTG encodes:
- the LOC121784147 gene encoding probable WRKY transcription factor 65, yielding FRGYYRCSSLKGCPARKQVERRSSADPNMVIVTYSCDHTHPPPSSRNIHHRDAPISISEEDEDVLGENEKSMDLGHNQFHEFNLENRFGENLIYGGEFGWLTDFESRSDRILEAPDLMEERGNTEREMAMIFGLRGEEEEEDLFAGLGELPECSTVFRHGMAQREAEIGDHRLRVGHVRGR